The proteins below come from a single Rhizobium rhizoryzae genomic window:
- a CDS encoding methyl-accepting chemotaxis protein, whose product MGVASVFKLKSAVKDFALDALQANVMIADAGFNIVYMNPSVIELLKKAESDLKKDLPRFSVDKLIGSNIDVFHKNPSHQRNMLNSLRNRHSATIRVGGLIFDLVVTPLMNREKLAGFVVEWADAKARLLNVDYAAQIAAISRSQAIIEFDVDGNIMGANENFLKLMGYSTAELIGKNHSIFVAQGFSATEEYKHFWKELREGRYQAAEFKRWTKSGQEVTISASYNPILDIHGKVVKVVKFATDVTARVQTVGQLGEALKRLCSGDFAFKLSQPFAPEFEFLRHDLNQSVSQLCETFQKISSSIEIITQGTREISEGVSALSSRTEGQAASLEETAAALEEITSNVGASAQRAQEARDVAGTAKTSAQQSGEVVAKAVDAMSKIEESSSKISSIIGVIDEIAFQTNLLALNAGVEAARAGEAGRGFAVVAQEVRELAQRSAKAAREIKDLIQNSTGEVATGVKLVRDTGGALQTISDLIVQINDHVVAISTAAREQSTGLSEVNGAVNSMDQATQQNAAMVEESSAAAATLEHETQTLRSMMASFDLGQTTRNNVRTGYHRAA is encoded by the coding sequence ATGGGCGTTGCGTCAGTTTTCAAACTGAAATCAGCAGTCAAGGATTTTGCGCTCGACGCGTTACAGGCTAACGTGATGATTGCCGATGCGGGCTTCAATATTGTCTACATGAATCCTTCAGTCATCGAACTGCTTAAGAAAGCGGAGAGCGATCTGAAGAAGGATCTACCCCGCTTCAGTGTCGATAAACTGATTGGCAGCAACATAGACGTCTTTCACAAGAACCCGTCTCATCAACGGAATATGTTGAACAGTCTCCGTAATCGGCACAGCGCGACCATCCGGGTTGGCGGGCTCATCTTCGATCTTGTCGTTACGCCCTTGATGAACCGGGAGAAGCTGGCGGGCTTTGTGGTCGAGTGGGCCGATGCAAAGGCACGGCTTCTGAATGTCGATTATGCTGCCCAGATCGCAGCCATCAGCCGATCGCAGGCTATCATCGAATTCGATGTCGATGGCAACATCATGGGAGCCAATGAGAACTTTCTCAAACTCATGGGGTACTCCACGGCGGAACTCATTGGCAAAAACCACAGCATTTTCGTCGCGCAGGGCTTTTCTGCCACGGAGGAATACAAGCATTTCTGGAAAGAACTGCGCGAGGGACGCTATCAGGCTGCTGAGTTCAAACGCTGGACCAAAAGCGGGCAGGAAGTGACAATTTCCGCCTCGTACAATCCTATTCTCGATATCCATGGCAAGGTCGTGAAGGTCGTAAAGTTTGCGACCGACGTGACAGCGCGCGTCCAGACCGTGGGTCAACTCGGGGAAGCCTTGAAACGTCTTTGCTCTGGAGATTTCGCCTTCAAGCTCTCCCAGCCTTTCGCTCCGGAATTCGAATTTTTACGGCATGATCTGAACCAGTCGGTGAGCCAGCTGTGCGAGACCTTCCAGAAGATTTCGAGCAGTATCGAGATCATCACCCAGGGCACGCGCGAGATCTCGGAAGGTGTCTCGGCTCTCTCAAGTCGTACCGAAGGGCAGGCGGCGAGCCTGGAAGAAACAGCTGCGGCGCTTGAGGAGATTACATCCAACGTTGGTGCATCGGCTCAACGTGCGCAGGAAGCACGCGACGTTGCAGGGACTGCGAAAACAAGCGCGCAACAATCTGGCGAGGTCGTCGCCAAGGCGGTCGATGCCATGAGCAAGATCGAAGAGTCCTCGTCTAAGATCTCGAGTATAATCGGTGTCATTGATGAAATCGCGTTCCAGACAAACCTGCTGGCATTGAACGCGGGTGTCGAAGCGGCAAGGGCGGGCGAAGCAGGCAGAGGCTTTGCTGTCGTTGCACAGGAAGTGCGTGAGTTGGCGCAGCGCTCGGCCAAGGCTGCACGGGAGATCAAGGACCTTATCCAGAACTCGACCGGCGAAGTCGCCACAGGTGTGAAGCTTGTGCGTGATACGGGCGGAGCGTTGCAGACAATCAGCGATCTCATTGTTCAGATCAACGATCATGTGGTGGCCATCTCCACCGCCGCCAGGGAGCAATCAACGGGACTTTCAGAGGTGAATGGTGCGGTGAACAGTATGGATCAGGCAACTCAACAGAATGCTGCCATGGTTGAAGAAAGCA